A genomic segment from Castor canadensis chromosome 1, mCasCan1.hap1v2, whole genome shotgun sequence encodes:
- the LOC141425729 gene encoding olfactory receptor 8K3-like, translating into MEQHNLTVVSEFILMGITDRPELQAPLFGLFLIIYISSTVGNLGMIFLSKVDDRLQTPMYFFLRHLAFTDLGYSTAVGPKMLVNFFVDQNTISYHFCATQLAFFLLLIGSELFILSAMSYDRYVAICNPLLYTVIMSQKVCWVLMTIPYLYCTFMSLLVTIKIFTLSFCGYNVINHFFCDCIPLLSLLCSDTHEIELIIMMFASFDLISSLLFILVSYLLILIAILRMNSAKGRRKAFSTCGSHLTVVIIFYGTLIFVYVQPKSSHSIDTDKLSSIFYTLIIPMLNPMIYSLRNKDVKYAIQRTWEKVGNVFS; encoded by the coding sequence ATGGAGCAGCACAATCTCACAGTGGTGAGTGAATTCATTCTGATGGGCATCACAGACCGTCCTGAGCTTCAGGCTCCATTATTTGGGCTGTTCCTCATCATCTACATAAGCTCAACAGTGGGCAACTTGGGCATGATTTTCCTCAGTAAGGTGGATGACAGGCTGCAGACCccaatgtacttttttctcagaCATCTGGCTTTCACAGATCTTGGTTATTCTACAGCTGTGGGGCCAAAAATGTTGGTAAATTTTTTTGTAGATCAAAACACAATCTCCTATCATTTTTGTGCTACCCAGCTAGCTTTCTTCCTTCTGCTAATTGGAagtgaattatttattctttctgcgatgtcctatgaccgctatgtggccatctgtaacccACTGCTCTACACAGTCATCATGTCACAAAAAGTATGTTGGGTACTGATGACAATTCCCTATCTCTACTGCACATTTATGTCTCTTCTAGTCACCATAAAGATTTTTACTTTGTCCTTCTGTGGCTACAATGTCATCAATCATTTCTTCTGTGACTGTATCCCCTTGTTATCTTTGCTTTGCTCAGATACACATGAAATTGAACTGATAATTATGATGTTTGCATCTTTtgatttgatttcttctcttctgttcatCCTTGTTTCCTATCTGCTAATCCTCATAGCTATCCTCAGGATGAACTCTGCAAAAGGAAGACGTAAGGCTTTCTCTACCTGTGGATCCCACTTAACAGTGGTCATCATCTTTTATGGGACCTTGATATTTGTGTATGTGCAACCCAAATCTAGCCATTCCATTGATACTGATAAATTGTCATCCATATTTTATACCTTGATTATTCCAATGTTGAATCCTATGATTTATAGTCTGAGGAACAAAGATGTAAAATATGCAATACAAAGGACATGGGAAAAAGTAGGCAATGTCTTCTCTTAA